In a genomic window of Erigeron canadensis isolate Cc75 chromosome 5, C_canadensis_v1, whole genome shotgun sequence:
- the LOC122599324 gene encoding NAC domain-containing protein JA2L-like, whose product MVVPVQVTDPMTQLSLPPGFRFYPTDEELMVQYLCPKVAGHVFSLQIIGDVDLYKFDPWDLPSKAMFGEKEWYFFSPRDRKYPNGTRPNRVAGSGYWKATGTDKVIMSQGKKVGIKKALVFYVGKAPRGSKTNWIMHEYRLSESPKKNNSPRLDDWVLCRIYKKNSSVESTISGGPSTEQSHGSPSSSSSQLEDVLDSFPNSISAMGDKFLNVNNSSNQTFTNEDQKDNIQKFDSGNFDWASMDAFGLNDPTNNQQNSTCIDPTFNMQMKFVKYSSEDEVENRIRSQRMENAAGYMFPTSMMNMNDPFAIRYPTQPSSSGYGQ is encoded by the exons aTGGTTGTTCCGGTTCAAGTGACGGATCCAATGACTCAGTTGAGTTTACCTCCGGGTTTCCGGTTTTACCCGACTGATGAGGAGCTTATGGTCCAATATCTTTGTCCAAAAGTGGCTGGACACGTTTTTTCGCTACAGATCATTGGAGATGTTGATCTTTATAAGTTTGATCCATGGGACTTGCCAA GTAAGGCAATGTTTGGAGAGAAGGAATGGTATTTTTTTAGTCCAAGAGATCGAAAATATCCAAATGGGACTCGACCCAATAGAGTTGCGGGTTCGGGTTATTGGAAGGCTACAGGAACGGATAAGGTGATCATGTCTCAAGGAAAGAAGGTTGGAATTAAGAAAGCTTTGGTTTTCTATGTTGGTAAAGCTCCTAGAGGTTCCAAAACTAATTGGATCATGCATGAATATCGTCTTTCTGAATCTCCTAAGAAAAATAATAGCCCCCGA tTGGATGATTGGGTGCTTTGCCGAATCTATAAGAAGAATTCAAGTGTGGAAAGCACAATTTCTGGGGGTCCAAGCACTGAGCAGAGCCATGGTTCGCCTTCATCATCGTCATCGCAACTAGAAGATGTTCTAGACTCGTTTCCGAATTCGATATCCGCAATGGGCGACAAGTTTCTAAACGTCAACAACTCATCAAATCAGACATTTACCAATGAAGATCAGAAGGACAACATCCAAAAGTTTGATTCTGGCAACTTTGATTGGGCTAGTATGGATGCATTCGGGTTAAATGACCCGACCAACAATCAACAAAATTCTACATGCATTGATCCTACATTCAACATGCAAATGAAGTTCGTGAAGTATTCATCAGAAGATGAAGTGGAAAACAGAATTAGAAGTCAAAGAATGGAGAATGCTGCTGGCTATATGTTTCCAACAAGCATGATGAATATGAATGACCCGTTTGCAATTCGGTACCCGACCCAACCGAGCAGTTCGGGTTATGGACAGTGA